The Triplophysa rosa linkage group LG25, Trosa_1v2, whole genome shotgun sequence genome window below encodes:
- the tdrd5 gene encoding tudor domain-containing protein 5 isoform X2: MTQDQLLTGLRKDVRSLLISAKRGLTPEQLRRDYQLMLGHPMPLRLLGFHSVLDMVKEMPDVVRLNFNLDGSIILKAIGDERTKGIEELVSKQRDKFKANYRKGQYKTFQVRYPHHQSVILPRRGQAVPPLPAHLRSQLKQLLSHGPIRLSDLESRYMAQFGKPLQITQYGFYSIFEMLASATDFIVMLQSRTGSQMMLRNTVRQENVISGVSKQLAKVKPVVLSYKTATPQKCERTQQVSQVHPAAPKPDPVKTEDSFQEIVLKLEKELRHQILEKGTAGTVSPELKDKLRKVVAENSNGISIYNLPKEYKRMYGEELPVSQCGFLSVTEMVGALSDTLSIQPGTKEGENRWIIVETKPNDTDPTEPELSPGHNTTSSMDAESPNASSKGFYFSCTQSAWECEDEELSTNSQDSDSELTVTDKTIHQMANFLPVLMVSQWTAVPPDAVLCQKLKPPTRRKERELVPVLVEHVESPSHFYIRFSQNKEARALENMMIEMRSCYSCPDIKERYRLPDDYVRPGQVCCVAPRDMWFYRVVIHEILGDTEVTVYYVDFGNITKVERNSLRFLKACYADLAAQAVPSVLAGIRSFTNSWTQSAISSFHRMCCDRTLVAAVHSYQENFLLLFLCDTSTDEDIYTHLALHEEGHALPCTTTYGLLSRQFNPLNFYLGDDRLEDIEHVSSSSSHPGAINGQSSEVPTKDFDPFSDLPELEFIHVPESENIKQTEVQQDEVALSSNEWDHGWTEEKKTVKTDLQSDAQTEKGLRPDKKPECPDPPVQAPVDEPQKCGIPPEPKPVAQSRCASPIPLRTPQPPRPVKTNSSYAGVPVYPIQPQFSNFMWQLFSSPEKPDSNIMFQHHTSPFALRPAARLFASPLVLHQWCTKKKA, encoded by the exons ATGACTCAGGATCAGCTCCTCACAGGTCTGAGGAAGGACGTCAGATCTCTTCTGATATCAGCCAAACGTGGCCTGACCCCAGAGCAGCTCAGGCGGGACTATCAGTTGATGTTGGGACACCCCATGCCGCTCAGGTTGCTCGGATTCCACAGTGTTTTGGATATGGTCAAGGAAATGCCTGATGTTGTGCGCCTGAATTTTAACCTTGATGGCAGCATCATTTTGAAAG CGATTGGAGACGAACGCACCAAAGGCATCGAAGAGCTGGTTTCCAAGCAGCGGGACAAATTCAAAGCCAACTATCGAAAAGGGCAATACAAGACCTTCCAGGTCCGTTACCCGCACCACCAGTCAGTCATTCTACCTCGACGCGGCCAAGCCGTACCACCGCTGCCCGCTCATCTGCGCAGCCAGCTGAAACAACTGCTATCCCACGGCCCCATCAGACTATCAGACCTAGAGTCCAGATATATGGCGCAGTTCGGAAAGCCGCTCCAGATTACCCAATACGGATTCTACTCCATTTTCGAGATGCTGGCGTCCGCCACGGATTTCATAGTCATGCTGCAGAGTCGCACAGGATCTCAGATGATGCTGAGAAACACCGTCAGGCAAGAGAACGTGATTTCAGGTGTTTCAAAGCAAC TGGCAAAGGTGAAGCCTGTGGTCCTCAGTTATAAAACTGCAACACCACAAAAATGTGAGCGAACTCAGCAGGTTTCACAAGTCCACCCTGCAGCTCCAAAACCAGATCCTGTAAAGACAGAAGACTCGTTTCAAGAAATCGTTTTGAAG CTTGAGAAGGAGCTCAGACATCAGATCCTTGAGAAGGGCACAGCTGGCACTGTAAGCCCTGAGTTGAAGGATAAACTACGCAAG GTTGTCGCTGAAAACAGCAATGGTATATCCATATACAATCTCCCCAAAGAATACAAG AGGATGTACGGCGAGGAGTTGCCTGTATCCCAGTGTGGCTTTCTGAGCGTGACTGAGATGGTTGGAGCTTTGAGCGACACGCTGTCCATCCAGCCTGGCACGAAGGAAGGCGAGAACCGCTGGATTATAGTAGAGACCAAACCGAATGACACGGATCCCACTGAACCTG AATTATCACCGGGTCACAACACCACTTCCAGTATGGATGCTGAATCCCCGAATGCCTCCAGTAAAGGCTTTTACTTTAGCTGTACTCAGTCTGCCTGGGAGTGTGAAGACGAAGAGTTATCTACCAATTCGCAAGATTCGGATTCTGAGCTCACCGTCACCGATAAAACCATCCATCAG ATGGCGAATTTTCTCCCAGTGTTGATGGTGAGCCAGTGGACGGCAGTTCCTCCAGACGCTGTGCTTTGCCAGAAACTGAAGCCGCCCACACgtagaaaagaaagagagctgGTGCCGGTTCTGGTGGAACACGTCGAGTCTCCCAGCCACTTCTACATCCGCTTCAGCCAAAACAAGGAGGCCAGAGCTCTGGAGAACATGATGATTGAAATGAG GAGCTGTTACTCTTGCCCGGATATAAAGGAGAGGTACCGACTTCCTGATGATTATGTCCGTCCGGGTCAGGTGTGCTGTGTGGCTCCCAGAGACATGTGGTTCTACCGGGTGGTTATCCATGAAATACTCGGTGACACTGAAGTTACCGTCTACTATGTGGACTTTGGCAACATCACTAAAGTGGAAAGAAACAGTCTGCGATTTCTCAA AGCGTGTTACGCTGACCTTGCGGCGCAGGCCGTCCCATCAGTGTTAGCTGGAATTCGATCTTTCACA AACAGCTGGACTCAGAGCGCCATCAGCTCTTTTCACAGAATGTGCTGCGACCGCACTCTGGTGGCCGCCGTCCACAGCTACCAGGAGAACTTTCTGTTGCTCTTCCTGTGCGACACCAGCACAGATGAGGACATTTACACACACCTCGCCCTACATGAAGAAGGCCACGCCTTGCCCTGCACCACCACTTACGGATTG TTGTCTAGACAGTTCAATCCGCTGAACTTTTACCTGGGAGATGATCGGCTTGAGGACATTGAGCATGTTTCGTCTTCATCGTCTCATCCAGGTGCTATAAATGGACAAAGCTCTGAGGTCCCCACCAAAGATTTTGATCCTTTCTCAGACCTTCCCGAGCTGGAGTTTATTCACGTCCCTGAG AGCGAAAACATAAAACAGACTGAGGTTCAGCAGGATGAGGTGGCGTTATCCAGCAACGAATGGGATCACGGCTGGacagaagaaaagaaaacagttaAGACGGATCTTCAAAGTGACGCCCAGACAGAAAAAGGATTAAGA CCTGATAAAAAGCCTGAGTGTCCAGATCCACCTGTTCAAGCACCAGTAGATGAACCACAGAAGTGTGGAATTCCACCTGAGCCCAAACCAGTTGCCCAGTCCAGATGTGCCAGCCCGATCCCCCTCCGCACCCCTCAACCCCCACGCCCGGTAAAGACCAATAGCAGCTACGCAG GTGTACCCGTTTATCCCATCCAACCTCAGTTTTCCAACTTCATGTGGCAGTTGTTCAGTTCTCCAGAGAAACCCGATTCAAACATAATGTTTCAGCACCACACGTCTCCGTTCGCTCTGAGGCCAGCTGCTCGTCTCTTCGCCAGTCCCCTCGTTCTTCATCAGTGGTGCACCAAGAAAAAAGCCTGA
- the tdrd5 gene encoding tudor domain-containing protein 5 isoform X1, whose product MTQDQLLTGLRKDVRSLLISAKRGLTPEQLRRDYQLMLGHPMPLRLLGFHSVLDMVKEMPDVVRLNFNLDGSIILKAIGDERTKGIEELVSKQRDKFKANYRKGQYKTFQVRYPHHQSVILPRRGQAVPPLPAHLRSQLKQLLSHGPIRLSDLESRYMAQFGKPLQITQYGFYSIFEMLASATDFIVMLQSRTGSQMMLRNTVRQENVISGVSKQLAKVKPVVLSYKTATPQKCERTQQVSQVHPAAPKPDPVKTEDSFQEIVLKLEKELRHQILEKGTAGTVSPELKDKLRKVVAENSNGISIYNLPKEYKRMYGEELPVSQCGFLSVTEMVGALSDTLSIQPGTKEGENRWIIVETKPNDTDPTEPELSPGHNTTSSMDAESPNASSKGFYFSCTQSAWECEDEELSTNSQDSDSELTVTDKTIHQMANFLPVLMVSQWTAVPPDAVLCQKLKPPTRRKERELVPVLVEHVESPSHFYIRFSQNKEARALENMMIEMRSCYSCPDIKERYRLPDDYVRPGQVCCVAPRDMWFYRVVIHEILGDTEVTVYYVDFGNITKVERNSLRFLKACYADLAAQAVPSVLAGIRSFTNSWTQSAISSFHRMCCDRTLVAAVHSYQENFLLLFLCDTSTDEDIYTHLALHEEGHALPCTTTYGLLSRQFNPLNFYLGDDRLEDIEHVSSSSSHPGAINGQSSEVPTKDFDPFSDLPELEFIHVPEVNTASENIKQTEVQQDEVALSSNEWDHGWTEEKKTVKTDLQSDAQTEKGLRPDKKPECPDPPVQAPVDEPQKCGIPPEPKPVAQSRCASPIPLRTPQPPRPVKTNSSYAGVPVYPIQPQFSNFMWQLFSSPEKPDSNIMFQHHTSPFALRPAARLFASPLVLHQWCTKKKA is encoded by the exons ATGACTCAGGATCAGCTCCTCACAGGTCTGAGGAAGGACGTCAGATCTCTTCTGATATCAGCCAAACGTGGCCTGACCCCAGAGCAGCTCAGGCGGGACTATCAGTTGATGTTGGGACACCCCATGCCGCTCAGGTTGCTCGGATTCCACAGTGTTTTGGATATGGTCAAGGAAATGCCTGATGTTGTGCGCCTGAATTTTAACCTTGATGGCAGCATCATTTTGAAAG CGATTGGAGACGAACGCACCAAAGGCATCGAAGAGCTGGTTTCCAAGCAGCGGGACAAATTCAAAGCCAACTATCGAAAAGGGCAATACAAGACCTTCCAGGTCCGTTACCCGCACCACCAGTCAGTCATTCTACCTCGACGCGGCCAAGCCGTACCACCGCTGCCCGCTCATCTGCGCAGCCAGCTGAAACAACTGCTATCCCACGGCCCCATCAGACTATCAGACCTAGAGTCCAGATATATGGCGCAGTTCGGAAAGCCGCTCCAGATTACCCAATACGGATTCTACTCCATTTTCGAGATGCTGGCGTCCGCCACGGATTTCATAGTCATGCTGCAGAGTCGCACAGGATCTCAGATGATGCTGAGAAACACCGTCAGGCAAGAGAACGTGATTTCAGGTGTTTCAAAGCAAC TGGCAAAGGTGAAGCCTGTGGTCCTCAGTTATAAAACTGCAACACCACAAAAATGTGAGCGAACTCAGCAGGTTTCACAAGTCCACCCTGCAGCTCCAAAACCAGATCCTGTAAAGACAGAAGACTCGTTTCAAGAAATCGTTTTGAAG CTTGAGAAGGAGCTCAGACATCAGATCCTTGAGAAGGGCACAGCTGGCACTGTAAGCCCTGAGTTGAAGGATAAACTACGCAAG GTTGTCGCTGAAAACAGCAATGGTATATCCATATACAATCTCCCCAAAGAATACAAG AGGATGTACGGCGAGGAGTTGCCTGTATCCCAGTGTGGCTTTCTGAGCGTGACTGAGATGGTTGGAGCTTTGAGCGACACGCTGTCCATCCAGCCTGGCACGAAGGAAGGCGAGAACCGCTGGATTATAGTAGAGACCAAACCGAATGACACGGATCCCACTGAACCTG AATTATCACCGGGTCACAACACCACTTCCAGTATGGATGCTGAATCCCCGAATGCCTCCAGTAAAGGCTTTTACTTTAGCTGTACTCAGTCTGCCTGGGAGTGTGAAGACGAAGAGTTATCTACCAATTCGCAAGATTCGGATTCTGAGCTCACCGTCACCGATAAAACCATCCATCAG ATGGCGAATTTTCTCCCAGTGTTGATGGTGAGCCAGTGGACGGCAGTTCCTCCAGACGCTGTGCTTTGCCAGAAACTGAAGCCGCCCACACgtagaaaagaaagagagctgGTGCCGGTTCTGGTGGAACACGTCGAGTCTCCCAGCCACTTCTACATCCGCTTCAGCCAAAACAAGGAGGCCAGAGCTCTGGAGAACATGATGATTGAAATGAG GAGCTGTTACTCTTGCCCGGATATAAAGGAGAGGTACCGACTTCCTGATGATTATGTCCGTCCGGGTCAGGTGTGCTGTGTGGCTCCCAGAGACATGTGGTTCTACCGGGTGGTTATCCATGAAATACTCGGTGACACTGAAGTTACCGTCTACTATGTGGACTTTGGCAACATCACTAAAGTGGAAAGAAACAGTCTGCGATTTCTCAA AGCGTGTTACGCTGACCTTGCGGCGCAGGCCGTCCCATCAGTGTTAGCTGGAATTCGATCTTTCACA AACAGCTGGACTCAGAGCGCCATCAGCTCTTTTCACAGAATGTGCTGCGACCGCACTCTGGTGGCCGCCGTCCACAGCTACCAGGAGAACTTTCTGTTGCTCTTCCTGTGCGACACCAGCACAGATGAGGACATTTACACACACCTCGCCCTACATGAAGAAGGCCACGCCTTGCCCTGCACCACCACTTACGGATTG TTGTCTAGACAGTTCAATCCGCTGAACTTTTACCTGGGAGATGATCGGCTTGAGGACATTGAGCATGTTTCGTCTTCATCGTCTCATCCAGGTGCTATAAATGGACAAAGCTCTGAGGTCCCCACCAAAGATTTTGATCCTTTCTCAGACCTTCCCGAGCTGGAGTTTATTCACGTCCCTGAGGTCAACACAGCC AGCGAAAACATAAAACAGACTGAGGTTCAGCAGGATGAGGTGGCGTTATCCAGCAACGAATGGGATCACGGCTGGacagaagaaaagaaaacagttaAGACGGATCTTCAAAGTGACGCCCAGACAGAAAAAGGATTAAGA CCTGATAAAAAGCCTGAGTGTCCAGATCCACCTGTTCAAGCACCAGTAGATGAACCACAGAAGTGTGGAATTCCACCTGAGCCCAAACCAGTTGCCCAGTCCAGATGTGCCAGCCCGATCCCCCTCCGCACCCCTCAACCCCCACGCCCGGTAAAGACCAATAGCAGCTACGCAG GTGTACCCGTTTATCCCATCCAACCTCAGTTTTCCAACTTCATGTGGCAGTTGTTCAGTTCTCCAGAGAAACCCGATTCAAACATAATGTTTCAGCACCACACGTCTCCGTTCGCTCTGAGGCCAGCTGCTCGTCTCTTCGCCAGTCCCCTCGTTCTTCATCAGTGGTGCACCAAGAAAAAAGCCTGA
- the nphs2 gene encoding podocin, whose amino-acid sequence TFTEILPLLKIQEHRNITHHTPNQHHTQHSPLSDCLILPMKMEKRSETSQHSSKSGASPSSKDRKTKAPKSVKLQEPHKRKEREKPDISEETHEAKDAQVISRSTVVNVDTVRERVKEEREELLGLLETEGHGEGLKKRYLGVCEMILVVLVLSLVVCFFPVSIWFCLKIVREHERVVVFRLGHLLQKRPRGPGLMFHLPFLDVCQIVDIRLKMLKIPLHVVVTKDLVCTEVSAVCYYRIENALATVQSVPQALTQVSVREILAHHTFTDILLERKTIAQEIQVHLDSVACRWGIKVEKAEIEEINLPTELQCNFAVEAEARRQAKVKVIAAEGEKAACEALKSSVESLSGSPLVVHLRILQLLHSLRSEQPAVVLNIPPDVLSQSIDITSLTRTANQNLPPADDSEESTKDSPMM is encoded by the exons ACCTTCACAGAGATACTCCCCCTTCTAAAGATCCAAGAGCACAGAAACATCACACATCACACACCAAACcaacaccacacacaacatTCTCCTCTCAGCGATTGCCTGATACTACCCATGAAGATGGAGAAGAGATCAGAGACAtcccagcattcttcaaaatctggaGCGTCACCTTCATCTAAGGACAGGAAAACGAAGGCACCCAAATCCGTGAAACTCCAAGAGCCTCACAAAAGAAAAGAGCGAGAGAAACCTGACATTTCAGAAGAAACACATGAAGCCAAAGATGCTCAAGTCATCTCGAGGAGCACTGTTGTGAATGTGGATACTGTGAGAGAACGTGttaaagaagagagagaggagttaTTGGGTTTACTGGAGACTGAGGGACACGGAGAAG GACTGAAGAAGCGATACCTTGGAGTTTGTGAGATGATTCTGGTGGTTTTGGTCCTTTCACTGGTTGTTTGCTTCTTTCCTGTTTCAATTTGGTTCTGTTTAAAG ATTGTGCGAGAACACGAACGAGTTGTCGTTTTTCGATTGGGGCACTTGTTGCAAAAAAGACCCAGGGGTCCAG GGCTGATGTTTCACCTTCCATTTCTGGATGTGTGCCAAATAGTGGACATTCGTCTGAAGATGTTAAAGATCCCTCTTCACGTG GTGGTGACCAAAGACCTGGTGTGCACTGAAGTGAGTGCGGTATGTTACTATCGTATCGAGAACGCGCTCGCAACCGTCCAGTCCGTGCCGCAGGCGCTGACTCAAGTCTCGGTAAGAGAGATACTGGCCCATCACACATTCACTGACATTCTGCTGGAGAGAAAAACGATCGCACAGGAGATCCAG GTTCATTTAGATTCTGTGGCCTGCAGATGGGGCATCAAGGTAGAAAAAGCAGAGAT AGAGGAGATCAATCTTCCAACAGAGCTGCAATGCAACTTTGCTGTGGAAGCTGAAGCCAGACGTCAAGCAAAGGTTAAA GTGATTGCCGCAGAAGGAGAGAAGGCGGCTTGTGAGGCACTGAAGTCTTCCGTCGAGTCTCTTTCCGGGTCTCCGCTGGTCGTGCATCTTCGAATTCTGCAGCTTCTTCACAGTCTGCGCTCTGAGCAGCCGGCTGTGGTCCTCAACATACCTCCTGATGTCCTGAGCCAATCTATAGACATCACCAGTTTAACCAGAACGGCCAATCAAAACCTGCCCCCGGCAGACGACTCGGAAGAGAGCACTAAAGACTCGCCCATGATGTAG